In a single window of the Candidatus Dependentiae bacterium genome:
- a CDS encoding type II CAAX endopeptidase family protein has protein sequence MNSFFRKPVFWISFIIISAISFAFAFKYFSKAFPIVNITITMDRGQAISESNDLAELFGWGPQDPSVAVSFDSDSKAQRFIELEGGGQDAFLNMMQQKWYIPYTWKVRRFKQFQTNETEIYFTPDGKLYGFKETISEDKELNSLSKKGAIALVMQALKENLQIDLTPYALIEDAKDIQQNGRIDRTFVFERTDITLNEGRYRIKTKVSGDKLTLIKQFIKIPQSFTFKYREMRAANESIAYAAGIFAYIFYLLIGCVFGLFILMRLNWVIWQAPIKWALLISSLKFISTLNSMPLMWMYYNTENSMQGFLLNIIVQSLTSFFMTFITTSLIFITAESLTRRAFGSHVRLWSSWDTGIANSYTILGRTIGSYLIIGIDMAFLVLFYFITTHYFNWWAPLSQLVNPNILANYFPWLSSIASSLSAGFVEEAQFRAIPLAGAALIGDRFGKRKWWIFGAFILQAIVFGGAHANYAAQPAYARLIELIFPSFLFGLMYLRFGLLTSVITHYAYDVFWFSLPIFLSTAPRIWINQTAVLFFTFLPLGIILYRRLQEGKWQKLTPDAYNGTWLADKPTITTEDVIPTVSKKLTNRNALLIIIASICGLAAWIFATKFNSNAPPLKLYRNDAIAIAKQYLEQQQIPIDGFQPYAQIKPTFEKQEKVDLQHKYIWQQYQQPIYATLLGSYLNPPHWLVRFLKFSGSLAERGESYQAIVGANTFDRNTLYNVLSLQHKIPESIAGTQLNKKEARSIAQQALVDDGNNLDDLYEVSATPKQLPDRKDWVFIYANKIASNTLKGEKQIVISITGDTVTHLQKKIHMPETWQRNERKQRNTTQALQLLCHLLIRMLFIFGMLIALLRWANKKLHTKTFVMSLLFFTLLFTIKLCNNWPHLISQFNTQAPFANQLFMTFSVLMLQFLMRAAVFAFVLSLIIDLPQRFVYKKWLSTLSIGVSAGLLLSGSWALIELMQPSIEPLWGFYNTLGTWSNAIGYTNAHLLKFIQYTLAYCLGIITLNYITHHGKKHLAIAFGLCIIASLCLNGIDSLEIISYWLSSSICYGIVLMLIWYILLRFSLPSVPFAIATMFSLNILQQMIFDLLPNMWITGTISIVCIVITAVLLSINMERKHA, from the coding sequence ATGAACTCATTTTTTAGAAAACCAGTCTTTTGGATTAGCTTCATTATCATTAGTGCGATAAGTTTTGCTTTTGCGTTCAAATACTTCTCTAAGGCCTTCCCTATAGTTAATATTACCATAACTATGGACAGAGGCCAAGCGATTTCTGAATCTAACGATCTAGCCGAACTATTCGGGTGGGGGCCGCAAGACCCTTCAGTTGCTGTTTCTTTTGACTCTGATTCTAAAGCACAACGCTTTATTGAGCTTGAAGGAGGTGGTCAAGATGCATTTTTGAACATGATGCAACAAAAATGGTATATCCCATACACCTGGAAAGTTCGTCGATTCAAGCAATTCCAAACCAATGAAACAGAAATATATTTCACTCCTGATGGCAAACTATATGGATTTAAAGAAACAATATCGGAAGATAAAGAGCTCAATTCCCTTTCTAAAAAAGGTGCTATTGCATTGGTTATGCAAGCATTAAAAGAGAATTTACAGATTGATTTAACTCCCTATGCCCTCATTGAAGATGCAAAAGACATACAACAAAATGGTCGCATTGATCGTACATTTGTATTTGAACGCACTGATATTACCTTAAATGAAGGACGCTATAGAATAAAAACCAAAGTAAGTGGTGATAAGCTCACCTTGATAAAACAGTTTATTAAAATCCCACAGTCTTTTACTTTTAAATATAGAGAAATGCGCGCAGCAAATGAATCCATCGCATATGCCGCCGGCATCTTTGCATATATCTTTTATTTACTCATTGGCTGTGTTTTTGGTTTATTTATTCTCATGCGTTTAAATTGGGTTATCTGGCAAGCGCCAATTAAATGGGCTTTGCTTATTTCATCATTAAAATTTATCTCTACCCTTAACTCAATGCCGCTTATGTGGATGTATTATAATACTGAAAATAGTATGCAGGGTTTTTTACTCAATATTATCGTACAATCTTTAACCTCATTCTTTATGACTTTCATTACAACATCACTTATATTTATCACCGCAGAAAGTTTAACGCGCCGTGCATTTGGTAGCCATGTTCGCCTATGGAGTAGTTGGGATACCGGCATTGCAAATTCATACACTATTTTAGGCAGAACAATCGGAAGTTATTTGATTATCGGCATTGATATGGCATTTTTAGTCTTATTTTACTTTATAACAACACATTATTTTAATTGGTGGGCACCATTAAGCCAACTTGTAAATCCAAATATTTTAGCAAACTACTTCCCATGGTTATCATCAATAGCCTCATCACTCAGTGCCGGATTTGTCGAAGAGGCACAATTTAGAGCGATTCCACTTGCAGGTGCAGCGCTCATTGGTGACCGATTTGGCAAACGTAAATGGTGGATTTTTGGTGCATTTATTTTGCAAGCAATTGTGTTTGGTGGCGCACACGCAAATTATGCAGCACAACCGGCTTATGCACGCCTAATTGAACTTATTTTCCCATCGTTTCTTTTTGGCTTAATGTATCTACGCTTCGGTTTACTCACATCAGTTATCACCCATTATGCATATGACGTTTTTTGGTTTTCTCTACCTATTTTCTTATCGACAGCGCCACGCATCTGGATAAACCAAACAGCAGTACTATTTTTCACCTTCTTACCATTAGGCATCATATTATATCGTCGTCTACAAGAAGGAAAATGGCAGAAATTAACACCCGATGCCTATAACGGCACTTGGCTTGCCGATAAACCAACAATCACAACTGAAGACGTTATACCAACCGTGAGCAAAAAACTGACCAATCGTAATGCATTACTCATCATTATAGCATCAATATGTGGCCTTGCTGCATGGATATTTGCCACAAAATTCAACTCCAATGCACCACCATTAAAACTCTATCGCAATGATGCGATTGCTATTGCAAAACAATATTTAGAACAACAACAGATTCCAATTGATGGTTTTCAACCATATGCACAAATAAAACCTACTTTCGAAAAACAGGAAAAAGTTGATTTACAACATAAATATATTTGGCAGCAATATCAACAACCTATATACGCTACCCTTCTTGGTTCTTATTTAAATCCACCACATTGGCTTGTGCGCTTTTTAAAATTCAGCGGCAGCCTTGCTGAACGAGGCGAATCATACCAAGCAATTGTTGGAGCAAATACCTTCGATAGAAATACACTATATAACGTTTTAAGCCTACAACACAAAATTCCCGAAAGTATTGCCGGTACACAATTGAATAAAAAAGAGGCTCGCAGTATTGCACAACAAGCATTAGTAGATGACGGTAATAATTTAGATGATCTATATGAAGTATCTGCAACACCTAAACAACTGCCGGACCGTAAAGATTGGGTATTCATTTACGCAAATAAAATTGCAAGCAATACACTCAAAGGTGAAAAACAGATAGTTATTTCCATTACAGGAGACACCGTTACCCATCTGCAGAAAAAAATCCATATGCCTGAAACATGGCAACGCAACGAACGTAAGCAACGGAATACAACACAAGCACTTCAACTATTGTGCCATCTATTAATCCGCATGCTCTTTATTTTTGGCATGTTAATCGCATTGCTTCGTTGGGCAAACAAAAAACTCCATACGAAGACTTTTGTAATGAGTTTACTTTTTTTCACCCTACTGTTTACTATAAAATTGTGTAACAATTGGCCACATTTAATTTCGCAATTCAATACACAAGCTCCATTTGCAAATCAACTGTTCATGACCTTCAGCGTCCTTATGTTGCAATTTTTAATGCGTGCAGCAGTTTTTGCATTTGTATTAAGTTTAATTATAGATTTACCGCAAAGATTTGTTTACAAAAAATGGTTAAGCACCTTATCTATTGGTGTGAGTGCAGGCCTATTGCTCAGTGGGTCATGGGCATTAATAGAGCTGATGCAACCATCAATAGAACCGCTTTGGGGTTTTTATAACACTTTAGGTACCTGGTCAAATGCAATTGGATACACCAATGCACATCTGCTTAAATTTATACAATATACCCTTGCATACTGTTTAGGCATCATAACATTAAACTACATAACTCATCATGGAAAAAAACATTTGGCAATTGCATTTGGATTATGTATCATTGCGAGCTTATGCCTGAATGGCATCGATTCATTAGAAATTATATCATACTGGTTGAGCTCAAGCATATGTTACGGCATTGTCCTCATGTTAATATGGTATATACTTCTTCGATTTTCATTACCGAGTGTACCTTTTGCAATAGCTACTATGTTTAGCCTAAACATTCTACAACAAATGATTTTTGACCTGTTGCCCAACATGTGGATTACTGGCACAATATCTATAGTTTGTATCGTTATAACTGCAGTATTGTTATCCATAAATATGGAAAGGAAACATGCGTAA
- a CDS encoding J domain-containing protein, with protein MRNFTWVCIFVFYSVLPEEDYWPIFLCTTGSTSDISYYDILNTHLEEHALDDKIKIDMSSSQRDLRKVYLNLSHKLHPDKNSHSDATKQFQDLNAIYETLRDEESRRVYDASLQPTLLKRVLSCFLCNVSLFTTCESKFD; from the coding sequence ATGCGTAACTTCACATGGGTTTGTATTTTCGTGTTTTATTCAGTTTTACCTGAGGAAGATTATTGGCCTATTTTTTTATGCACAACAGGTTCAACTTCAGATATAAGCTACTATGACATATTAAATACGCATCTGGAGGAACATGCATTAGATGATAAAATAAAAATAGATATGAGCTCAAGCCAAAGAGATTTACGCAAAGTATACTTAAATTTATCACATAAACTACATCCTGATAAAAATTCGCATTCTGATGCTACTAAACAGTTTCAAGATTTGAATGCTATATATGAAACTTTAAGAGATGAAGAAAGCCGTCGCGTTTATGATGCGTCATTACAACCAACTTTATTGAAAAGAGTGCTTTCTTGCTTTCTTTGTAATGTGTCATTATTTACTACATGTGAAAGTAAATTTGATTAA
- a CDS encoding NTP transferase domain-containing protein, with product MYKKLLLSMLLVTQAQYTLTHIQAVIFAAGKSSRFESKTSKLLTPFNGKPMILYPTQAVDNLGIPMVVVVGHQRDLMQQTLLNEMPNATIEFAIQEKQLGTGHALRCAIDKLTGDDILMLYGDQPLMKSETIQKLIDAHEQKNAVITIVVSKRTEPGSYGRIVTDKNGITKCVEAKDFVGMDPHKHPRVNAGYYLIKRDFIEKHIDELWMHKNKQEYYINDLIEIASREGHKINIITVPYEMVHGVNTKNELVFAEALMKKTT from the coding sequence ATGTACAAAAAATTATTATTATCCATGCTATTGGTTACGCAAGCACAATATACTCTAACTCATATACAAGCTGTAATTTTTGCAGCAGGCAAATCGTCACGATTTGAAAGTAAAACATCAAAACTGCTCACACCATTTAATGGAAAACCTATGATCCTTTATCCAACTCAAGCAGTAGATAATCTGGGCATTCCTATGGTGGTTGTTGTTGGGCATCAACGAGATTTAATGCAGCAAACCTTACTGAATGAAATGCCAAATGCTACTATCGAATTTGCAATCCAAGAAAAACAACTGGGCACCGGCCATGCTTTACGTTGTGCGATTGACAAACTTACCGGTGATGACATTTTGATGCTTTACGGTGATCAACCGTTAATGAAAAGCGAAACCATACAAAAATTAATTGATGCACATGAACAAAAAAATGCCGTAATAACTATTGTCGTTTCTAAACGAACTGAACCGGGAAGTTATGGCCGCATTGTAACTGACAAAAATGGGATCACTAAATGTGTTGAGGCGAAAGATTTTGTGGGTATGGATCCACATAAACATCCACGCGTTAATGCCGGTTATTATTTGATAAAGCGAGACTTTATTGAAAAACATATTGATGAACTTTGGATGCATAAAAATAAACAAGAATATTACATCAACGATTTAATTGAAATTGCAAGCCGTGAGGGGCATAAAATTAACATCATTACGGTACCTTATGAAATGGTTCATGGAGTAAATACAAAAAATGAACTTGTCTTTGCTGAAGCATTAATGAAAAAAACAACTTAA
- a CDS encoding NTP transferase domain-containing protein — protein MKYKTLVLFLCCMTLHIQASIQAIVFAAGKSTRFDSDTPKLLTHIGKQAMVLYPVKAAAQLDMPITMVIGFKKELVKQEIVQALPQHDITFTVQDKQLGTGHALQCTKEFWHADDILIMNGDHPLTNAKLLQHFIDEHKKTNAQFSILTAQAEPNCAYGRIVKKDGVTRIVEAVDFKKNPEDYPLVNAGFYLISRTFLEEHIDKLWLHTNKNEYYITDLIEIASKHNVDVNLVHVPFDYVYGVNTQEEFLHAQTLLQKHIQ, from the coding sequence ATGAAATATAAAACGTTAGTATTATTTTTATGCTGTATGACTTTACATATCCAAGCAAGTATACAGGCAATTGTTTTCGCTGCCGGAAAATCAACTCGTTTTGATTCAGATACACCAAAACTTTTAACTCACATTGGCAAACAGGCTATGGTACTTTATCCGGTCAAAGCCGCTGCTCAATTGGATATGCCAATCACTATGGTAATTGGATTTAAAAAAGAGTTGGTTAAACAAGAAATTGTGCAAGCATTACCACAGCATGATATCACATTTACCGTACAAGATAAACAGCTAGGAACAGGACATGCATTGCAATGTACCAAAGAATTTTGGCATGCAGATGATATTTTGATAATGAATGGTGATCACCCACTCACCAATGCAAAACTGTTACAACATTTTATTGATGAACACAAAAAAACAAATGCGCAATTTAGTATTTTAACTGCTCAAGCTGAACCTAACTGTGCATATGGGCGTATTGTTAAAAAAGATGGTGTCACTCGTATTGTCGAAGCAGTAGACTTTAAAAAAAATCCGGAAGATTATCCTCTTGTAAATGCAGGATTTTATTTGATCAGCCGTACATTTTTAGAAGAACATATAGACAAACTTTGGCTACATACCAATAAAAATGAATATTACATTACTGATTTAATTGAAATTGCAAGCAAACATAATGTAGATGTGAATTTGGTTCACGTACCATTTGACTATGTATATGGTGTAAACACACAAGAAGAATTTCTACATGCACAAACATTATTACAAAAACATATACAATAA